The Bryobacteraceae bacterium genomic sequence TGCTCCTGGAACACACGTATCGGTGGCTGAAGCCCGGTGGTGTTCTGGTGCTTGTGATCCCCGGTGACCGGCTGTCGACGTGCGCCGAGATCTTGGCTGTCCACTTTCGAGACAAAGCAATCTACCGCCTTGGTGAGCCCGAATCGATCCGCTACAAACAGATCGTCGTGCTTGGGGTGCGGCGAACGAGGCGCGAACGCGACCAGTTGAAAGACGGGGACGTGCAGCGGGCCAAAGCGAAACTATTGGGGCTTTCGCGGAACTACGACGAATTGCCAGTGCTGCCCGACGAAGCCGACAAGGAGTTTGCAGTGCCGCCAAGTGGGCCTGCTCAACTGGCGTATCGAGGCATTCCGTTGGACACGATGGAGGATCTGCTGTCTGGATCTGCGGCGTATCGACAGGCCGGCCGGATCCTGTTCGCACCCGAGGTTCGGGCGACGGGCAGACCGCTCACACCGTTGCACGGCGGCCACATTGGCCTTTTAACAACGGCCGGTCTGCTCAACGGGATCTTTGGTGAAGGGCCAGACCTTCACGTAGCGCGATGGGAATCGATCAAGGTGACGGACCGCTTCGAAGAGACCGATGAGAACGAAGTAACGACCATACGGGAGCGAGAGCGCTTCACGCAGGCTCTCACCCTGGTGTACGCGGACGGAACCACCGCGATTCTCGACGAGGGGAGCAAGGATCCATGAAGAACGCACATCTACGCATGGGCAGTCTGCAGTTCACCAAGGTGCTACGTGACACGACGATCGACATCACTTTGCACATGGACCGGATGATTGCCGAGCACGACACCCACAACCGGAGTGCGCGATGCCATTTGCTATCGGTGTTCGGCAACGACCAGGAGATCGGCGCCATCGCCGCCGCGATCGCAGATGAAGCGCGGTTCTATGCCAAAGGACCGGACGTGAACCGGCTCATGATTACGCTCGGCCAGGACGCCGAAGTATTTCGCAGCTCAATCAGCATTCCGGGTCGAAGGCGACCGCTTCGCCACCTGGTTGCGATCTCCGAAGAACTGTCACAGACGCGTGCAGGTGGCAATCC encodes the following:
- a CDS encoding DUF6094 domain-containing protein, with product MRGIARQKLGYYPLPEEEAGRIRRFLSFPGDGNAISVLDPCAGSGVAMAAITSGAKAVRHGIELDAFRAEEARLVLDEVIQGNCFDVHSTVESFSLLFENPPYDFEVGENRNGRMEYLLLEHTYRWLKPGGVLVLVIPGDRLSTCAEILAVHFRDKAIYRLGEPESIRYKQIVVLGVRRTRRERDQLKDGDVQRAKAKLLGLSRNYDELPVLPDEADKEFAVPPSGPAQLAYRGIPLDTMEDLLSGSAAYRQAGRILFAPEVRATGRPLTPLHGGHIGLLTTAGLLNGIFGEGPDLHVARWESIKVTDRFEETDENEVTTIRERERFTQALTLVYADGTTAILDEGSKDP